In Cicer arietinum cultivar CDC Frontier isolate Library 1 chromosome 7, Cicar.CDCFrontier_v2.0, whole genome shotgun sequence, the genomic window atATGTGTGTCTTTTGAAAAATAGTAATCACATCGCCCCCTATTTCATAATATAAGATATACAATCACATTCTTATTTGCATCAATAatatatgcaaattaaatatcatatttaaagGGAGGAAAAACCATATTTGCTTTGACGAGTGACACTCTATAAAGAGATGTAAAATTGTCTTATTATATTGCTTACAAAATACACATAATGGATCACAGATGATTATTCTTTAATTTTAGTAGAGTAGCCTTGGGATCATAGACAAATACCATATGTCTTCCACTAAAATAATCatgtaaaaaaaactaaaaatattggaaaaattaaaataaaaaaaataaaaaaagcaaaTAGGTGGATTAAATAATTACAACTAACATTTATGAAAAGGGACAAAAAATTGTGGAGCCACACAAAGCCGTGTCCGTTTCATCCATTATTTTTGCAGgatgaattgaaattttaatagaCCTTATCACTCTAGTTGGTCTGTTTTGCTTAACCCGCCAAAAATGTAATATGAATTATACAATAACTATTCTAAATGTAGGCGTAGTAATTTGTTATGTTACTAAATGTATGGTCAATTGTACTGATGGCACAAAAATGGATGACTTTGtcaattaatttgattataattgttgtgtttaaaatttaaaatattaacttcGAGATATACATcgataattattttgtttttataattagatATTGCTCTAAAatccttttaatttatttgtgtaatGGGATATTGCTCCATAATTCATTTTGTGTGAAAGCAATTTGTGTAGGAGTTgttgagacaaaaaaaaaaaaaacacattttaaaaaaatatattttgaattaaaaaaatttacaagttAGAAACACGTCAACCTTAAACTTTGATTTACTCAAATCACCACTAAGAAACCCCAAATAGAAAGcaaatctattttttctccTTTCTTTTTTAACCTTTTTAAATTCTTGTCCTGATTTTATTGTTTGTGATCATCAAGTAATTTATCTCTTCTCCCTTGTGATGATTTTATTGGATTGTGGTGTTGTTGAAGTGCAAAATTGCGATGATGAGCTGCGAGTATCGGCGCCAGATACAACGAAGGTTATCTTATTAGATTTAATTTCTCCTTACCTTTGTATGTGTTCTCGCTATCAGTTTCAGTTTCTCGTTCAACACTATCAGTAAGTGATTATTTTACTTCGACTACCAATGGTTTCATTATTGAGCTTAGATATGCTCATTTTTATTGATCACACTTCGATACattcacatttataaatttgagaatttttaaaatttaaccacatcaaatttataacttatacattcaaatttagacatttaaataacttaaatatttttttgtttatgattcTCTTGATGTTCgaagattaatatttttctatttatagtTTGTCTTTGGAGTTTCAAACATATGGcttagtaaaatatttattggaGACTTTGGTAAAAGGTAAGACATGGTGGGGACTAATAGCAAGGGACTACAGTGGATTTGTCCTCATTGCTGCAACAAGGAGAGAAGATAACAACAACTATACCGGAACCTAACACTTAAGACTGGTGCAAAAGAAAATAGTGAACTGCTTACATGGGGTGAAAAACATGCTGCCATAGAAAATCTAATTATAGATTGTCTAAAGATCTTAGATGAAAGAGTTCAAAGATGAAAAAATGGAAATactgttttctttttttcttttttcttccgAAAGTAGAAGGACGAAACATGGAAAAATTGAGAACATAACTTGTATACTAAACGACACGTTAAGTTGATTTGCAATGTGGAATGTTACAACGACcaacattaatatatctatTTAGTCGAATAATGTGAAAAGGCCTCAAACCATattaattagaaattgaaagaatttaaaaatggacaaaatatattagttagtttattttaaaattaaataatcaaatttattacaaatatttattttttgtataataaaaataattgataagtAGGCCATTCTTTTGTAGGAAAATGTTACTTAAAATTGCTCAATTCAGACTAATTACAATAATGTCTCATATTAAAAGTTGTTCAGGTTATGCACATTTATTtgctaaaatatatatttataaatagtaGTTAGTAGAAAAATTAGGTTAATtgagatataataaataaatatatattaatgaaaaaaagtAGTTAATAATTCATTGGTACTTTAAATGACTAATatattatatgataaataaatatttatttaattatagttttaattattctatttaattatatttacaaaatagatcatctttttttaaattgaacttTTTTGAATCGTCATATTTATTGCAACTTTGGTCACAACCTAAATGTTGAtgtgataatttttaaatataatataacattaaatatttaaatatattacaaatacaagtaaatttatatttttctatgtgTCGGTTgttaaataatacatttaaaaaataattaaaatattataaatacattatttgaaatcaaaatatattacaaaaaaactaaattataaatcCTAATTTCCAAAAAcatctttttataatttatttttaatttttaaaaatatttttattatgtttaaatatcttattttaatgtTGGATGGATAAATATAAATCTATGTATATTGTATCACGTCAATATGTTTAATGtcatgttattttaaaaataaattttcacatCATCACTTATGAAGTTAAAAGTAAGTATTGGGTCAAAAATTGTAATTCATGTGATATTTAAAGgacaaaaaagtttaattttaaaaatataaaactatttttatgagCGTGAAAttccaaaactacaattaaaatacaaatactCAAAATTTAACAGTAAATATAAGAAGGAGGAATATCATATACTTCATATAATGCTTCTCTACttaaaaaaatgcattattGTAAGTATTACTTTGTTCCCTCTAATTTATGAATGTAGAGAGTTTGTGGTCATATTCCAGTAACCAAAAATCTGACATAGAATATCTCTATCCGAATTAAGAACCTTGCCACATGGCATACAAGAAAACAATTAGCATTACCTTGAACCATCCAATGAGAGACAACCTTATCCTATCCGCAATCTTACTCATACCATAGCCACCAAATAATTACAATCCTTCCATTCTCAACCAACACAAAAACTCTTGAAAACTAGAGTTTGTTTGGAGAAAACACCAACCAAATAGTTTTGACAATGGCAGCCTCACTGCAAGCAGCTGCTACTCTCATGCAACCAACCAAGTTACGTAGCAACAGTTTTCAGCTTAAGTCTACTCAATCCATTTCTAAGGCATTTGGTTTGGAACATTCTGGTTCTAAGGTTACATGTTCCCTTCAAACTGATTTTAAGGATTTGGCTCATAAGTGTGTTGAAGCTACTAAGATTGCTGGATTTGCTCTTGCCACCTCTGCTCTTGTTGTCTCTGTATGTTGTCTTGCCTCTATCCTTTTTTTTATAGCGttaattatatcaaattttttagttatattattattggATTAATTGTGATGAATGGTTTGCTGGTTTTAAGCAGTTACAATCAATTTGATTAAGGAGGTCAATTTGAGAAATAGCAAGTTGCAGTGAAATATGAAATATCATAGACAcccaaataatttaattttatcttgcaacataataaattaaatatgtttttagtttttataaaataaatcctTTTAAGTCTAGTTAGTACAAAAActgtatttaattttagtccTATTTTAAATGCTTTTTACAAATTGTGTGCTTTTAGTCCCTAGAGATAGTggtaaaagaataaaattgaataGAATTTATATAGTTATGGACTAAACTTAAAAGATCACAGTTCTGTAGAGATTAAACTTAATCAATACGAGGGATTTATGATGCTAATTCCCAAGTCTCACTTAACCAAGTATAAACCTAACTTGAATTCAGCTTGGATCCTCTCTCATGTCTCACCAGCCAGACGTTAACTGTCGGATTCGAACGACTGAGAGATCAGTACTTGGTTGTTGGATAAATCAAACAGTCGACGTCTGGTTGCAGAGACAGAAGAGAAGAGGGTCTAGAATCAATTGAATGGATTCTAATTTATGCATGTTTAAAAAACATGGGTCAACTATGTAAAACTAAATTAGATAACTGATAAATTTTCTAAGTGTTTACTCCTATATGATTTTCATTGgacatgaatgaatgaatgattcAGGGAGCAAGTGCAGAAGGTGCTCCAAAGAGGCTAACCTTCGACGAAATCCAAAGCAAAACATACTTGGAAGTGAAAGGAACAGGAACAGCAAACCAATGTCCAACCATTGATGGAGGACTAGACTCATTCGCCTTCAAGGCAGGAAAATACAATGCCAAGAAATTCTGCCTTGAACCAACTTCATTCACAGTTAAAGCAGAAGGTGTAACCAAAAACACTCCGCTCGCATTCCAAAACACAAAACTCATGACACGTTTAACCTACACGCTCGACGAGATTGAAGGACCGTTCGAGGTTTCCCCGGACGGTTCTGTCAAATTCGAGGAGAAAGATGGCATTGACTACGCGGCCGTGACAGTCCAGCTCCCCGGAGGCGAGCGTGTGCCATTCCTTTTCACTATCAAACAGTTAGTAGCATCTGGAAAACCGGATAGCTTCAGTGGAGAGTTTTTGGTGCCATCATACAGAGGAAGCTCATTCTTAGACCCAAAGGGAAGAGGTGCATCAACAGGTTATGACAATGCAGTTGCATTGCCAGCTGGTGGAAGAGGAGATGAAGAAGAACTTGCTAAAGAGAATAACAAGAGTGCTTCATCATCTAAAGGGAAAATAACATTGAGTGTTACTCAGAGTAAGCCTGAGACTGGTGAAGTAATTGGTGTGTTTGAGAGTATTCAGCCATCTGACACTGATTTGGGAGCTAAAGCTCCAAAGGATGTGAAGATTCAAGGTGTTTGGTATGCTCAGCTTGAGTCATAGACAGAGCTAGCTAGCTTTTCTTATGCTTTGTTTTGTTGATGATGCATTGTCCTTTGACTCGACAACTTTTCAAGAGCTGAGAGGATTATCAtgtttgtatgttatatatattcactttcaattataatatatgcTTAAAATGTCCAGCTTAAATTTccatgtttttttcttcttggaATATCTCTTTCAAGGCATTGCAATTCAacctttcatttttcttttcttccaatctaacaaaaactaaataaacAGCTCCAAAATGCACTGTTAAAAATGGCAACCATTGGATTCGAAATTTGTAGTAGTGTAGGAGGCGATGATTTTCTCATAATGGCAATTGCTCTCACAAAATATTTTCtgttctcatttttttaaatatatgtttatttgaACTTACTAATAAGAATTTGTGACACTCTacagacaaaaaataaataaatatgtgagACTTTAAGTAACTAATTGTTTTCAATTTCTATAACAgtgaaatttataaaagaattttGGTGGGTTGAATAAATATTGGATGGATCGTTATTCTCCCTCTTCTTGGATAATATGAAGTACGATTATCGATAATGGTTAATTTAGGGTTTATTTATGGTTGGATCGGGTTTATTTGTGAAGTTATTTAattctttcaaatttataaattttgttcatACAGTTAGTTATATAAAAACAGAGTTAAATGAAGATGCAATTTTACCGTAAACTCTCGAAAAGTAagctttttaataaaaataatttggttaCTCGAAGAATGTTAGAACAACCATCATTTTTGTATGTTATAGAGTGTTATCGGATATAATCAGTTGaatatttattctttaaatatcttattttttatcaGAATTAATCAGATATTTTGATTAGATTTAGaatttaaagtatattttataaaattagacCTTTTGAAGGTTTAATTTATGATGAGAGCAAAATACTATAAATAGTTTGAGTTATTCTTCGCGTATATTTAAGTCATAAGAAAGGGAATATTTAAATGTATGAAAACGTTATCTTTCTTGATGGTGGatcaaaattaaagttaaaagtTTTAATTAAGATTAATGTAGTGGTATGTATTAATGCTAATATATATAGGCACTCTAGTGAGCTTAAGTATTAAGCCATTGAACACTTTATGTAAATTTTTGGCGTTATTATATAGGCATTGTAGTTGGATTGGAATatcctctatatatatatatatatatatatatatttttttttttttggcctttttcaaaaaaaaaaaagttttaattaaGATTAATGTAGTGGTATGTATTAATGCTAATATATATAGGCACTCTAGTGAGCTTAAGTATTAAGCCATTGAACACTTTATGTAAATTTTTGGCGTTATTATATAGGCATTGTAGTTGGATTGGAATatcctctatatatatatatatatatatatatatttttttttttttggcctGTTTCAAGAAAAAGTAACCATTGCAACTTTTACTTCTtcgtaaatatatatatatatatatatatatatatttcaaatttcttcATTACATCACAAATTATTACAtgatcatttatatttatttaaaaaaacgtatattaaatatatgaatgtttaatgtaataaattagttatgtgatgaaaaaataaaaaattgttacataaatgttgaaaaatttggaatataaaaacataaattaaaaaaaagaatgtaTAAAAGCGGTTAGAAATTGAAATGGTTTAGGGTCCTACTTACTATAGTGTCGGGACAGAGCAGTGATAAAGAAGTCAAAGAAAATACAgtacacataattttctgattgaataatttaatacaattattattatatgtacaGTTTAGCAAGAATGATTAAGATCGATATACTAGCATGTACACCGCCGACAATCACTAATCCTATTCCTCACTCTAACAGAATGAGGGGACGAGAATACCTCTTAcctattttctttcaaattaaaTCATCATAATCCTAATCATCATCTTAACAAAGTGAATTAATTATCTCCTTTCCTTTCCTAATCAACTTCCAAAAACTAAAAACGCAAGAAATTTAATTACATATTCATAATCATTAAATTCATGAAACTATGTTTTGGATTGAATTAACATGAGAAGGATCTGCTGCTGTTTCACATGGTGGAATGGAGGAAATGCCAGGGGCGTTAGGTACAAGCTCCAGCTTTGCTCTTCGATTGGGTCAAATCGTCTTTTCATCTGCTTCCCTTTTCTTCATGTGTTTGGATGTTGATTTCTATGGCTACTCTGCTTTCTGGTTAGTCgttcttaattttgtttttcaatttcatgttactttgttttctcttcttcaaaTGTTCAATTATGGGTATCTCTTACTTTGTTGTTTTTCTCATGTAAAGTTTGCAACTTTTTCAATTTCACTTTCaccctctttttttttttactagtaaTTCGATGGTGGGTCCAGTGTTTTAATGAATTTTGAATATGTTTGGTAGAATTTGCCAATGAGAAATACTGTAGAAATTAAACTAGTGAAGGATTTTTACAAGGAGGTAGAGTTGAGGAAGAAAGTAAGTTATATTGGATATTAATGGATAGCATATTGTACATGCACCTGTGAGTGTTGTACTTATTCACAAAAAGGCAAGTCTGAAAAGAGTTTATAAAGACTGATACATTCACCTTACAACCTAGTTTTGTAAGGATGAGTTAGACCAACATAAAAATCTAATAGTCCAAACTaagataataagaaaaatattttatattttggaaTGGTAAGGTCAGTGCTAGTGTGCTGCAAATCTATTGTTTCAAGTTTCTTGTCAAAGGTCAGTTTTCCACACTGATTCAAATATAGGCAAAATAATGCAGGTATGCTTACTTTGTCATTGAAATTGTTAGTATGTCATTTTAAGAAGGTTTATTGTTAACATTGATTAGCATAACATTCTGATTTTCTGTTGGAGAAAGTTAGTAAATCATTTATTTGCGGTGACAGATGGGAATTACATTTGTTTGGTACCAAATTTAAGCCACTCGATCATTCAGAGAGCCTTCACCCTTTGGCCTCGACACTAAGGGATGTGTTTGGAACCACATATTTAAGTCGCACGGTCATCCAGAGTGCCTTCGCCCTTTAGGCTCGATGCTCGCGAGCTGTGTTCGGTACTAATTATTTGCTCCATTTAAGAAGAGCTCCTACTACACAAGGATGGCCGAGTGAATATAAACAAGAGGGGCCAACAATCATGTGTAGCCTTTGGGTTGGGTGTGATAAAAGGGGTTCAACTGGATAAGGAGAGAGTATCTATGATTTTGGATGCATTTGCAGTTAGCTTACTCGATCCATCCGGATAAGGATCTTACTGCCAAATATTCTTTCTGTACAGAATAAGACACGCGTCCCCTCTTCCTACCTTATCTAATCATTACTTACCATAAGGGAATATCTGGCGGGGGACCATGCCCCAAATTAAGGGCGGGCCTGACGAAAGGAGAGAGCCCAAACCCTAGAAAGGGAACACATAAACGGCTAAAAGGCAGAGAGAGAAAGACATACTTTACAGAATTCTCAAAGCACTAGGTTATCTTCAAGATTAGGGCAACACTAATCTAAATGGAGACGATGACCTTGACTTGTTTTTTCAGACGAGAACGATGTTGAATTAGCTAGTGCATTAGTATGTTGCCTAGTAGCTGGCCATAAAAACAAGAGAAAGTTGAAACATTTTGGCATTATAGTAGAGGAAACTATTTCAAATTGTTTGTAGTTGAACTAAAATCTTTAGGCTATTGAGTTTCGTAATAAATTTCCAGTACTGTTATTGCATTCTTCAAATGAATGTTTCATTGTTCTAATTAAAGTATGTTTATATTTCAAGTTTTGTGTGAAACTGCCAGAGTTGGTAGAAGGTTTGGGTATAACATGTTTGCAATGCCCTGGAGTTAATCTTGTATAGATTATCTTTTCTGTATATGCTCCACTTGGAGAATTATACCTTTTATCTTTATGTATGCTGTACCTTTTATCTTTATGTATGTTGTTATTCCACAGTTTTTTGGTTATGGTCATGGGTTTGGTCATTTCCTGGAGCTCAACACTGTTGGTGGTAGATGCATATTACATCTTCATAAAATGTTTACCGCGGCAACGAAGATGCATTTTAATGCTTACTTTGGGAGACATGGTATGTGCAATTTATGACTAAAAGACTTAAAAAAGGTTTCATTGTTTTGGAGTAATGCACCAAATAATATTagagttttgttgttgttgtatatACCTCAGGTTCTGTCATATCTCTTATTAGCAGCAGCATGTTCAACTGCTAGTGTCACAGATCTCTTGCTTGTTGCTGATAAATCCTATTGTCCAGGAAAATTATGTAGTAGATACCAAATATCTGCTGCAATGGCCTTCTTGGCTTGGTTTCTTTCATCAGCGTCTTGTCTCTTTAACTTTTGGATTTTTCCTTCTCTGTGAAAAATATGTTGATCACTTTTGATATATGTATAGAAATGATAAGAGTTCAAATGACAAAGTCATTTGTTCTTGtgctgaattttttttttcccattagaataaaattatcatactaCTTGTAATAATTACTTTTCTAATGCAAGAGAAATACGGAAATTTCTACTTATTGGTTCTTAACTACTTTCCAATGATCTAGACTTTAGAGCATTGGTGATGGAGTGATTGATAAGAGATTTTCCAATGACTGATAAAAGAAGCGGGGAATGGATTTGTTACATTGTATCTTTGAATGTAATGGACAGTCATATAACCTCGTCTATCTCGTTTATCACACAGTGAGATCTTGGTAGACTATACTCagtattattggattgaaaaGAACTCCTAAACCAGAGCGCAATGGCTCCTAACCGGAGAAAAAACTCTCATAACAAATCTAACAATAACTCTCAATGACTCATCT contains:
- the LOC101502182 gene encoding oxygen-evolving enhancer protein 1, chloroplastic, coding for MAASLQAAATLMQPTKLRSNSFQLKSTQSISKAFGLEHSGSKVTCSLQTDFKDLAHKCVEATKIAGFALATSALVVSGASAEGAPKRLTFDEIQSKTYLEVKGTGTANQCPTIDGGLDSFAFKAGKYNAKKFCLEPTSFTVKAEGVTKNTPLAFQNTKLMTRLTYTLDEIEGPFEVSPDGSVKFEEKDGIDYAAVTVQLPGGERVPFLFTIKQLVASGKPDSFSGEFLVPSYRGSSFLDPKGRGASTGYDNAVALPAGGRGDEEELAKENNKSASSSKGKITLSVTQSKPETGEVIGVFESIQPSDTDLGAKAPKDVKIQGVWYAQLES
- the LOC101502497 gene encoding CASP-like protein 5C2: MEEMPGALGTSSSFALRLGQIVFSSASLFFMCLDVDFYGYSAFCFLVMVMGLVISWSSTLLVVDAYYIFIKCLPRQRRCILMLTLGDMVLSYLLLAAACSTASVTDLLLVADKSYCPGKLCSRYQISAAMAFLAWFLSSASCLFNFWIFPSL